From one Lotus japonicus ecotype B-129 chromosome 3, LjGifu_v1.2 genomic stretch:
- the LOC130747956 gene encoding uncharacterized protein LOC130747956 yields MEMDPITSYSDTHHTLLLIDLDPLLHHHHRDHYTKSILSAAKTLLSFPSTSSALFAFKFFFSSASPYKLDPFLPDSNPALTFNLPSPTLHLLSQTLSSLPHFPPLPTNHLPSASHLSASINYFIGHYTWDRQNNAAPLVPPNLLLVLSPLPEPKSLSAFFQNHQSSSFPDATSFCQSFSRSFGTVTRASASFGIHCSWIAVNNHNHNSDEVAKIRRLFQTGAAKLGWGFCSIDSILLGSALVPFGLIYPKIGIPWFCIRSCSSSSKAQVQLSLRIKDVNGNPIEYNCCDLELVDFKVVSARDERVQLSPNLQAGGGCQWRGRLWSLCSDGAAKLQVKVVQRCDAFVNLRGCLYDSVLVREVFRESKKESKGSSDEFFADRVLEMVAAEFGCRRQRKSVPIWEILLSFLYKQGFWALVTVTNDKGGSCVGVLRPFTVSSALLSVLGDPHVACDFGEANLGQYVRKGEAEIYESDRKLNKSKDLLDSQDKKSDAGITGLQEKKMMDLSALRNLTWSSYCDLVYDRFETDLHEVYYAVECSKSKRLKFLKCWMKQVKKSGSSDLTLSEKPKPTQMIAEESQDTNSTLPELTQNGDQPISLSASAGINTEVSRIQDDAALDFRSETSEEYFSSLSNKIHQGIESEVIDLGALAARLVNSSIYWLSQKVDKETMDQSHSPLKDDNASGSKVASELIKLLLREPKEIAAEHKSRSSFTQASDSGPTTTITDHLGREYELQILFRMEILQSEVGNGVEDSSKQKFVKQICLLLEKIQCHMEAGFVGDWTLENYVATIIKNRYSHTLEDVVHKIYNKMDLLPLADEDDGLINLFNSEDSNKSSNLKVYRDEMGENDIRNEPVSAENELFQLQKDWGIQGMVEKDRDKKLIEDKERRERACRSRLQSLWAPKQNGVKLKTDHLQKLPKRKERPRASYDTVCETPMTRNKRSSQCTRDWEYDSRLADGSPSCGSVSKALFQDDL; encoded by the exons ATGGAAATGGATCCGATTACCTCTTACTCCGACACCCACCACACTCTCCTCCTCATCGATCTCGACccactcctccaccaccaccaccgtgaCCATTACACCAAATCCATCCTCTCCGCCGCCAAAACCCTACTCTCCTTCCCTTCAACTTCTTCCGCTCTCTTCGCCTTCaaattcttcttctcctccgcCTCCCCCTACAAACTCGACCCTTTCCTCCCCGATTCCAACCCCGCCCTCACCTTCAACCTCCCTTCTCCCACCCTCCACCTCCTCTCCCAAACCCTCTCCTCCCTCCCCCACTTCCCTCCTCTCCCCACCAACCACCTCCCCTCAGCCTCCCACCTCTCCGCCTCCATCAACTACTTCATCGGCCATTACACCTGGGACCGCCAAAACAACGCCGCTCCCCTCGTTCCCCCCAATCTGCTCCTCGTCCTCTCCCCCCTCCCCGAACCCAAATCTCTCTCCGCCTTCTTCCAAAACCACCAGTCGTCGTCGTTCCCAGATGCCACGTCCTTCTGCCAGAGCTTCTCTCGCTCTTTCGGCACCGTCACCCGCGCGTCTGCCTCCTTCGGTATCCATTGTAGTTGGATTGCTGtcaacaatcacaatcacaatagTGATGAGGTTGCCAAGATTCGACGGTTGTTTCAGACTGGGGCTGCGAAATTAGGTTGGGGATTTTGCTCTATTGATTCAATTTTGCTTGGTTCTGCTCTTGTTCCTTTTGGCTTGATTTATCCCAAAATTGGGATTCCATGGTTTTGTATtcgttcttgttcttcttctagCAAAGCTCAGGTGCAATTGAGTCTTCGGATCAAAGATGTAAATGGGAACCCCATTGAGTATAACTGTTGTGATCTCGAATTGGTGGATTTCAAAGTAGTTTCAGCTAGAGACGAGAGGGTTCAGTTGAGTCCCAATTTGCAGGCTGGAGGTGGTTGCCAATGGAGGGGGAGATTGTGGAGTCTGTGTTCTGATGGGGCTGCGAAATTGCAGGTTAAGGTTGTGCAGAGGTGTGATGCTTTTGTTAACTTAAGGGGCTGCCTTTATGATTCGGTTCTGGTGCGCGAGGTTTTCAGGGAATCTAAGAAAGAGAGTAAGGGGAGTTCGGATGAGTTTTTCGCTGATAGGGTTCTTGAAATGGTAGCGGCTGAATTTGGTTGCCGGAGGCAGCGAAAATCGGTGCCCATTTGGGAAATTCTGTTGAGTTTTCTATACAAACAAGGTTTCTGGGCATTGGTGACTGTTACCAATGACAAGGGGGGTTCCTGTGTTGGTGTTCTTAGGCCTTTTACTGTTTCTTCTGCTCTATTATCTGTGTTAGGGGATCCACACGTGGCTTGTGATTTTGGCGAAGCAAACTTGGGTCAATATGTTAGGAAGGGGGAGGCTGAGATTTACGAATCTGATCGCAAGTTGAACAAGAGCAAGGATTTGTTGGACTCTCAAGATAAGAAGAGTGATGCGGGAATTACGGGTctgcaagaaaagaaaatgatggaTTTGAGTGCACTTCGTAACCTCACATGGAGCTCCTACTGTGATTTGGTGTATGACCGATTTGAGACAGATCTGCATGAGGTTTACTATGCTGTGGAATGTAGCAAGTCGAAAAGGTTGAAGTTTTTGAAATGCTGGATGAAACAGGTGAAGAAATCTGGCAGTTCAGATCTCACTTTGTCAGAAAAACCGAAGCCAACTCAGATGATTGCAGAAGAGAGTCAAGACACTAATAGCACATTGCCTGAGTTGACTCAAAATGGTGACCAGCCAATCTCCCTGTCTGCCTCAGCTGGAATTAACACTGAGGTTTCTCGAATACAGGATGATGCTGCGCTCGATTTTAGGTCCGAAACCTCTGAAGAATATTTCAGTAGTCTTTCCAACAAGATCcatcaaggaattgaatctgAAGTTATAGACCTTGGAGCTTTGGCAGCGCGACTTGTGAATTCATCTATTTACTGGCTAAGTCAGAAGGTTGATAAGGAAACCATGGATCAGAGTCATTCTCCTCTAAAAGATGATAATGCTAGTGGTAGCAAGGTTGCATCTGAACTGATAAAACTTCTATTAAGGGAGCCTAAGGAGATAGCTGCAGAGCATAAAAGCAGAAGTTCATTTACTCAGGCATCTGATTCGGGACCTACTACAACAATTACAGATCATTTAGGCAGAGA ATATGAATTGCAGATTTTATTTCGGATGGAAATTTTACAATCAGAGGTTGGAAATGGAGTTGAAGATTCCAGCAAACAGAAGTTTGTTAAACAAATATGCCTGCTTCTAGAGAAAATTCAGTGCCACATGGAAGCGGGATTTGTCGGTGATTGGACCCTTGAAAATTATGTAGCAACAATCATTAAAAACAG GTATTCTCACACTCTTGAAGATGTCGTTCATAAAATCTACAACAAAATGGACCTGCTGCCACTGGCAGATGAGGACGATGgcctaattaatttatttaacagTGAGGACAGCAACAAGTCCTCGAATTTAAAGGTATACAGAGACGAGATGGGTGAAAATGATATCAGGAATGAACCTGTTTCAGCAGAAAATGAACTCTTTCAGTTGCAGAAGGACTGGGGAATCCAAGGGATGGTAGAGAAGGATCGTGATAAAAAACTCATTGAAGATAAGGAAAGGAGAGAGAGGGCATGCAGATCTCGATTGCAAAGTCTTTGGGCCCCAAAACAGAATGGTGTGAAACTCAAGACAGATCACCTCCAAAAGCTGCCAAAAAGGAAGGAGCGACCAAGGGCAAGCTATGACACAGTATGTGAGACGCCAATGACAAGAAACAAGCGATCAAGCCAATGTACGAGGGACTGGGAATATGACAGTCGCCTGGCTGATGGGAGTCCTTCATGTGGCTCAGTTTCTAAGGCATTGTTTCAGGATGATCTTTGA
- the LOC130747957 gene encoding trehalose-phosphate phosphatase A-like isoform X1, which translates to MDLKSNHTPILTDAAPITNSRLHVHSSLFPYSHTGVTCPHSMLLTIPRKKTGILEDVRCSSWLDAMKSSSPPPKNMTRDVSHGFASSEADTAFAYFTWLLKYPSALTSFDQITNYAKSKRIALFLDYDGTLSPIVDNPDCAFMSDHMRAAVKKVAEYFPTAIISGRSRDKVNEFVGLTELYYAGSHGMDIIGPVRQSVSDNHTNCIIRSTDKQGKEVNLFQPAAEFVPMINEVRESLIECTKDIKGARVEDNKFCVSVHYRNVDEKNWNLVGQRVNDVLKGYPRLRLTHGRKVLEVRPVINWDKGKAVTFLLESLGLDNCDDVLPIYIGDDRTDEDAFKVLREGNKGYGILVSSAPKESNAIYSLRDPPEVMEFLKSLVETFQEISWSRFTHRRLLMVATTLSLPSYFAQSSCGKCKFRAYNLHIFIRVKEYQLIFVFFFDLKLY; encoded by the exons ATGGACTTGAAGTCAAATCATACTCCTATTCTCACTGATGCTGCACCCATAACGAATTCAAGACTGCATGTGCATTCCAGTTTGTTTCCTTATTCCCATACTGGGGTAACCTGTCCACATAGCATGTTATTGACTATCCCGAGGAAGAAGACAGGAATTCTTGAAGATGTTCGTTGTAGCAGTTGGTTGGATGCCATGAAATCATCTTCACCTCCACCCAAGAATATGACAAGGGATGTTAGTCATGGGTTTGCATCATCTGAAGCTGATACTGCTTTTGCTTATTTTACCTGGCTG CTAAAATATCCATCAGCACTTACATCTTTTGATCAAATTACAAACTATGCAAAAAGCAAGAGAATTGCATTGTTTCTGGACTATGATGGGACTCTTTCACCGATTGTGGATAATCCTGACTGCGCTTTCATGTCTGACCAT ATGCGTGCTGCTGTTAAAAAGGTTGCTGAATATTTTCCTACAGCAATAATTAGTGGAAGAAGCCGTGACAAG GTAAATGAATTTGTAGGACTAACAGAACTCTATTATGCTGGTAGTCATGGGATGGACATCATTGGCCCTGTTAGACAATCTGTATCTGATAACCACACTAATTGCATCATTAGATCTACAGACAAGCAG GGTAAGGAAGTTAACTTATTCCAACCTGCTGCTGAATTTGTACCCATGATTAATGAG GTCCGCGAGTCTCTCATAGAGTGTACTAAAGACATTaaaggagcaagagttgaggacaACAAATTTTGTGTATCTGTACATTACCGCAATGTAGATGAAAAG AATTGGAATTTGGTGGGGCAACGTGTTAATGATGTTCTGAAGGGCTACCCACGTTTGCGATTAACTCACGGGCGCAAG GTTTTAGAGGTCCGCCCTGTAATTAACTGGGATAAGGGTAAAGCTGTCACATTTTTGCTCGAGTCACTTG GACTTGACAATTGTGATGATGTGCTTCCTATATATATTGGAGATGATCGAACGGATGAAGATGCGTTTAAG GTTCTGAGAGAGGGGAATAAAGGTTACGGGATCTTAGTATCTTCAGCACCAAAGGAAAGCAATGCAATTTACTCTCTTCGTGATCCACCAGAG GTGATGGAATTTCTGAAGTCACTTGTG GAAACATTCCAAGAGATTTCATGGAGCAGATTTACGCACAGAAGACTTCTTATGGTAGCAACAACATTGTCGCTACCTAGTTATTTTGCTCAAAGCTCCTGTGGCAAGTGTAAATTCCGGGCTTATAATTTACATATATTTATAAGAGTCAAAGAATATCAGctgatttttgttttcttcttcgaTTTAAAATTGTATTGA
- the LOC130747957 gene encoding trehalose-phosphate phosphatase A-like isoform X2 produces MDLKSNHTPILTDAAPITNSRLHVHSSLFPYSHTGVTCPHSMLLTIPRKKTGILEDVRCSSWLDAMKSSSPPPKNMTRDVSHGFASSEADTAFAYFTWLLKYPSALTSFDQITNYAKSKRIALFLDYDGTLSPIVDNPDCAFMSDHMRAAVKKVAEYFPTAIISGRSRDKVNEFVGLTELYYAGSHGMDIIGPVRQSVSDNHTNCIIRSTDKQGKEVNLFQPAAEFVPMINEVRESLIECTKDIKGARVEDNKFCVSVHYRNVDEKNWNLVGQRVNDVLKGYPRLRLTHGRKVLEVRPVINWDKGKAVTFLLESLGLDNCDDVLPIYIGDDRTDEDAFKVLREGNKGYGILVSSAPKESNAIYSLRDPPEVMEFLKSLVFFGFWVFLGNIPRDFMEQIYAQKTSYGSNNIVAT; encoded by the exons ATGGACTTGAAGTCAAATCATACTCCTATTCTCACTGATGCTGCACCCATAACGAATTCAAGACTGCATGTGCATTCCAGTTTGTTTCCTTATTCCCATACTGGGGTAACCTGTCCACATAGCATGTTATTGACTATCCCGAGGAAGAAGACAGGAATTCTTGAAGATGTTCGTTGTAGCAGTTGGTTGGATGCCATGAAATCATCTTCACCTCCACCCAAGAATATGACAAGGGATGTTAGTCATGGGTTTGCATCATCTGAAGCTGATACTGCTTTTGCTTATTTTACCTGGCTG CTAAAATATCCATCAGCACTTACATCTTTTGATCAAATTACAAACTATGCAAAAAGCAAGAGAATTGCATTGTTTCTGGACTATGATGGGACTCTTTCACCGATTGTGGATAATCCTGACTGCGCTTTCATGTCTGACCAT ATGCGTGCTGCTGTTAAAAAGGTTGCTGAATATTTTCCTACAGCAATAATTAGTGGAAGAAGCCGTGACAAG GTAAATGAATTTGTAGGACTAACAGAACTCTATTATGCTGGTAGTCATGGGATGGACATCATTGGCCCTGTTAGACAATCTGTATCTGATAACCACACTAATTGCATCATTAGATCTACAGACAAGCAG GGTAAGGAAGTTAACTTATTCCAACCTGCTGCTGAATTTGTACCCATGATTAATGAG GTCCGCGAGTCTCTCATAGAGTGTACTAAAGACATTaaaggagcaagagttgaggacaACAAATTTTGTGTATCTGTACATTACCGCAATGTAGATGAAAAG AATTGGAATTTGGTGGGGCAACGTGTTAATGATGTTCTGAAGGGCTACCCACGTTTGCGATTAACTCACGGGCGCAAG GTTTTAGAGGTCCGCCCTGTAATTAACTGGGATAAGGGTAAAGCTGTCACATTTTTGCTCGAGTCACTTG GACTTGACAATTGTGATGATGTGCTTCCTATATATATTGGAGATGATCGAACGGATGAAGATGCGTTTAAG GTTCTGAGAGAGGGGAATAAAGGTTACGGGATCTTAGTATCTTCAGCACCAAAGGAAAGCAATGCAATTTACTCTCTTCGTGATCCACCAGAG GTGATGGAATTTCTGAAGTCACTTGTG TTTTTTGGATTTTGGGTTTTTCTAGGAAACATTCCAAGAGATTTCATGGAGCAGATTTACGCACAGAAGACTTCTTATGGTAGCAACAACATTGTCGCTACCTAG